The following are from one region of the Dermacentor albipictus isolate Rhodes 1998 colony chromosome 5, USDA_Dalb.pri_finalv2, whole genome shotgun sequence genome:
- the LOC135920519 gene encoding uncharacterized protein: MGSLIVDSILTPFSWYSLLPIVGFAAFLFLVAAYQRTQFYWITDKAGDVAQCVAARLRKKPRRSPESHVPWFIAGGASPASPGIGMTTFQMHHASAAAYAPEAVGAAASSSGAPPAVLNSGTSGQVDTASRAMPIHAHGSGHLPTLPAVPVLIKVTDLSEWRI, from the coding sequence ATGGGCTCCCTCATCGTCGACTCCATCCTGACGCCGTTCAGCTGGTACAGCCTGCTGCCCATCGTCGGTTTCGCGGCCTTCCTCTTCCTGGTGGCCGCGTACCAGAGGACCCAGTTCTACTGGATCACCGACAAGGCCGGAGACGTGGCGCAGTGCGTGGCCGCGCGCTTGCGCAAGAAGCCCAGGCGTAGCCCGGAGTCCCACGTGCCGTGGTTCATCGCGGGCGGCGCCTCTCCCGCTTCGCCGGGCATCGGGATGACCACCTTCCAGATGCACCACGCCTCGGCCGCCGCGTACGCCCCTGAGGCGGTCGGCGCCGCGGCGTCTTCGAGCGGTGCGCCCCCCGCTGTGCTCAACAGCGGCACCTCTGGCCAGGTGGACACCGCATCTCGGGCGATGCCGATTCACGCGCACGGCAGCGGTCACCTGCCCACCTTGCCCGCGGTGCCAGTCCTCATCAAGGTCACCGACCTGAGCGAATGGCGTATATGA
- the LOC135920544 gene encoding EF-hand domain-containing protein 1-like, with product MEARLTDRLPMLPGYSLPIVKDRYPLSHTFDFRSGLPMARSLPTSSLQPQLFETRQSRPPSELLDGAALGSGHTSEGSQSTDDDPYRHRRRRPTTFKNFLPNFAINDKKVLHFQGYFREEVDNSPLEQYRVRPVDIFYFLEDDSISVREPKQENSGLSQGCVLRRHRIRKSDGRCFHWSDLNVGNAISLYGVTYKIVNCDKFTRDYLRQQGVEVRPPEPLPEDPYTASRRILSQQQRKLHTTKSQRDKLWRFLRYDRHVLRFFCVEDGKGVVDPRHRKKLVLQYFLVDDTLDLKEMHRPLEQRELAPILLGRQRIPKAQESRGLFHKYEMERDGDEYIGPGDLQPGRQLNIYGRSFLIYDCDDFTKNFYREHFGVEHFDVIDVDVKEEERPQQPVPPHNGFGSPEDTLQSVLRITPRRARRDSRLVLEKEGIVLRFQATLDSTLPLDRERSFVICFYPSDDTVSILERPLPNSGVPAGKFLRRMRLRKPAPLDGFPPHPPAAEPRYYEISDFRVGNVIEAVGRRFIIVRADQFAANYIKRHHMETFANGRIQSTSSNGDHQVNGQLLTDPQVKNGAEISVSIRESTHAGGKRYQIFKEFTP from the exons AGGACCGCTACCCGCTGAGCCACACGTTCGACTTCCGGAGCGGCCTGCCCATGGCCCGGTCGCTGCCGACCTCGTCGCTGCAGCCGCAGCTGTTCGAGACTCGACAGTCGAGGCCGCCGTCCGAGCTCCTCGATGGCGCTGCGCTGGGGAGCGGTCACACTTCCGAAGGGTCCCAGAGCACCGACGACGACCCCTACAGGCACCGACGAAGGAGGCCGACCACCTTCAAGAACTTCCTGCCAAACTTCGCCATCAACGACAAAAAG GTTTTGCACTTCCAAGGCTACTTCCGGGAGGAAGTGGACAACTCTCCGCTGGAACAGTACCGCGTCCGGCCCGTGGACATTTTCTACTTCCTCGAAGACGACAGCATCTCGGTACGAGAACCCAAGCAGGAAAACAGCGGTCTGAGCCAG ggttGCGTGCTGCGGAGGCACCGCATCCGCAAGTCGGACGGCCGCTGCTTCCACTGGAGCGACCTGAACGTGGGCAACGCCATCTCTCTCTACGGCGTCACCTACAAGATCGTCAACTGCGACAAGTTCACCAGG GACTACCTCCGTCAGCAGGGCGTGGAGGTTCGGCCGCCCGAGCCGCTGCCCGAGGACCCGTACACGGCCAGCCGGCGCATCCTGTCGCAGCAGCAGCGCAAGCTGCACACCACCAAGAGCCAGCGGGACAAGCTGTGGCGCTTCCTGCGCTACGACCGCCACGTCCTGCGCTTCTTCTGCGTCGAGGACGGCAAAGGCGTGGTCGACCCAAGGCACCGAAAGAAGCTCGTGCTGCAG TACTTCTTGGTGGACGACACCCTAGACCTGAAAGAGATGCACCGGCCTCTGGAACAACGGGAGCTGGCGCCGATTCTGCTGGGACGCCAGAGGATTCCCAAAGCGCAGGAAAGCAGGG GCTTGTTCCACAAGTACGAAATGGAACGCGACGGAGACGAGTACATAGGACCTGGGGACCTGCAGCCGGGGAGGCAGCTCAACATCTACGGGCGCAGCTTCCTCATATACGACTGCGACGACTTCACCAAGAACTTCTATCGCGAGCACTTCGGAGTGGAACACTTTGACGTCATAGACGTTGACGTCAAGGAAGAAGAGAGGCCACAGCAG CCCGTTCCCCCGCACAACGGCTTCGGCTCCCCCGAAGACACCTTGCAGTCGGTGCTAAGGATAACTCCCCGGAGGGCGCGAAGGGACAGCCGCCTGGTCCTGGAGAAGGAGGGCATCGTCCTGCGGTTCCAGGCCACTCTC GACAGCACGCTTCCCCTGGACAGGGagcgcagcttcgtgatctgCTTCTACCCCTCGGACGACACGGTGTCCATCCTGGAGCGGCCGCTGCCCAACTCCGGCGTTCCGGCCGGAAAGTTCCTGCGTCGCATGAGGCTCCGGAAACCGGCCCCGCTGGACGGGTTCCCGCCGCATCCGCCAGCGGCCGAGCCGCGGTACTACGAGATCTCGGATTTCCGAGTGGGCAACGTGATCGAGGCCGTCGGCAGGCGCTTCATCATCGTCCGCGCCGACCAGTTCGCGGCCAACTACATCAAACGCCACCATATGGAAACGTTCGCGAACG GGCGGATTCAGAGCACCTCTTCAAACGGAGATCACCAGGTCAACGGCCAGCTCCTAACAGACCCACAGGTAAAGAACGGGGCTGAAATTTCAGTGAGCATTCGTGAGAGTACACATGCTGGTGGCAAACGATACCAGATATTTAAGGAGTTTACTCCCTAA